The Angustibacter sp. Root456 genome contains the following window.
TGAAGCTGGGGGTCGTGGTGATCCCGGCCACCACGCTGCTGTCGAACGCCGACATCCGCGACCGCATCGACCGCGGCCACGTCGCGCACGTCGTGGCCCGTAGCGACGACGCCCCCAAGTTCGAGGGCGTGCACGGCTCGTGGACACGCATCGCGGTGGGCGCCGACGTCGAGGGCTGGCTGTCGTACGGCGACAGCTTCCAGTTCCTCGAGACGTTCACCCCCGAGGTGGTGACCCGTGCCGACGAGCCGCTCCTGCTGTACTTCACGTCGGGGACGACCGCGCAGCCCAAGCTCGTCGAGCACACGCACGTGTCGTACCCCATCGGGCACCTGTCGACGATGTACTGGGTGGGTCTGCAGCCCGGCGACGTCCACCTCAACATCAGCTCGCCGGGCTGGGCCAAGCACGCCTGGAGCAACCTGTTCGCACCCTGGAACGCCGAGGCCACGGTGCTCGTGGTCAACCAGTCCCGCTTCGCGGCCGAGCCGCTGCTCGACACCATGGCCGAGTGCGGCGTCACGACGTTCTGCGCTCCTCCGACCGTCTGGCGCATGCTCGTGCAGACCGACCTGGCGACGTACCGCGGCCGAATCCCGCTGCGCGAGGTCGTCGGCGCCGGGGAACCCCTCAACCCCGAGGTGATCGAGCAGGTGCGCGCCGCGTGGGGTCTGACGGTGCGCGACGGTTACGGCCAGACCGAGACCACCGCCCAGATCGGAAACCCGCCGGGAGCGCCGTTGAAGCCGGGCTCGATGGGACGACCGCTGCCGGGCTACGACGTGGTGCTGCTCGACGTCGTCACCGGCGACGCGGCTCGCGAGGGCGAGATCTGCCTGCGTCTCGACGGGCCGCTGGGGCGTCCGGTGGGCCTCATGGTGGGTTACCGCGACGACGACGACCGCACCCGAGACGCCATGCGCGACAACGCTTATCACACCGGTGACGTCGCCAGTGTCGACGACGACGGCTACATCACGTACGTCGGCCGGTCCGACGACGTCTTCAAGGCCTCGGACTACCGGATCAGCCCGTTCGAGCTCGAGAGCGTGCTGATCGAGCACCCGGCGGTGGCCGAGGCCGCCGTGGTGCCGTCGCCGGAGCCGACCCGACTCGCCGTGCCGAAGGCGTACGTGGTGCTGGCGGCCGGCTGGGAGCCGACGGCCGAGACCGCGGGCGACATCCTGGCTTACGCGCGCGAGCACCTCGCGCCGTACAAGCGGATCCGGCGCATCGAGTTCACCGGTCTGCCCAAGACGATCAGCGGCAAGATCCGCCGGGTCGAGCTGCGCGGTCGGGAGAACGAGGTGCACGGCCAGCAGGTGGCCGGGCGCGTGCGCGCCAGCGACACGGAGTTCTGGGAGGAGGACCTCACCTGAGCAGCGCCTCCAGGGGCGCGAGCGGGACGATTCCCTGGGCCCCCGCTGCGAGGTCGGGGTCGCGCCGTCAGGTCGCGTCCGGTCGGCGCCGGCCGAGCACGAAGTAGGCGATCGGCACGGCACCGGCGGAGTTGGCCAGCACGATGACGGCCCCCCAGAGCTTCTTCGAGCCCCTGACCTCCTCCGCGGGTCGCCGCCGCAGGTCGACGAGGGCCGCGATCTTGAGCAGGGTCTCCACCGCCCCGGTGATGATGATGAGCCGCTGGCTGCGCTCGCTCAGGTCGCTCCACCGACGCTTCGCCATGGTGCTCTCCCCTCGTCGCCGCCCTTCATCGAGCGACCTCCTGCGCCAGTATCGCCCCGGACGTCGAGCTCTGCGGGTGGTCCGGCCAGGTCACGGCGTAGCCGCCGTCGCCCCCTCGGCGCAGCCGGACGTAGCGCAGCAGCTCGCGGATGATGCCGGCGTTGCCCATCGCCCAGCCGGCCAACGGCTCGAGGTCGCTGGGCGTGGCTCGGTGCTCGTGGTTCGACCACCGGGCGCCGTCCGCGTCGACGGTCGCGCGGGCCATCAGGTCGTCGACGAGCACGCTCGCGAACGTCAGGTCGTCACCGCGTTCGACCACCCGGTCGCAGGCGAGCGCCAGCACCCCCGCCGTCCCGCAGCAACGGCCGGTGTTGTCCCAGAACCCGGGTCGGACCCGTTGCGGCAGACCGGAGGCGACGACCGTGTGCCAGCACGCGTCGGCCAGGCGCGACCACGCCTCGTCACCGGTCACCTGCCCCAGCTGCCGGAAGGCCTGGGCGTCACCGGCCGGTCCGTTGCACCAGCCGTAGCTGCAACGCTCGACGATGTCCGGGCGGTGCGGCGGGTCGGAGTGCGGCACGAGGAATCCCGGGCCGGACTCGTTGCGCCCCACGACGTCGGCCGCCCCGGCAAGCGCGAGATCGACGAGGTCGTTCCGGCCGGTTACCGCGCCGACCTGCGCCAACGCGATGACGATCCCCAGCGTGCCGTGCGCGACGTGGTGCGAGCGGGCCGGTGAGGGCCGCACCGCCCAGTTGACGCCGTGCGTCGTGCGGTCCGCGGTGGCGAGGTACGGCGTCACGGCGCTCACCGCCAGGTCGACCTCGCCGGCGTGCAGCGCACCCAGCGCGATGCCCGCGTTGCCCACGAGCAGCTCGAACATGTCGTTCCAGCGCTCGCCGTCGAAGCCCGCTCGGACGCCGGCCAGCGCCCGTTCAGCCGCGTCGTCGCGGCCGAGCACCCGCAGCGCGAACGCCATCCCTGCGAGCCCGAAGTACAGCGACGCGTTCTCCTCGCCGTCGACGTGGCCGGCGAGCGCGTCCACGCCCCGGTCGACCACCTCGTCGTACCGGCCGTCGCCGAAGTGCTGCTGCGCCTCACGCAGGCCGAGCAGCATCCCGGCGAGCCCGTGGTACAGCGACGGGTCACGCTCGGCGGCGGGCGCCGCGATCTGCGCACCCAGGCGCGTCGTCAGCCAGTCCGCCGCGCCGCGGGCCACTCGCTCGACCTCGTCCAGGTCGGTCATCGCGCCAGGCTACGGCCGAGAGCGGCGACGGTACTGGTGGGCCGGCGTCAGCGGTGCTTCGGGTGCTCGGGCCAGGGGGCGTCGGCCGGGCGCAGGGTCGTCCACCCCTGCGCCCGCGCGGCGTGCGCAGCCAGTACCGCCACGACCAGCGACGGGCTGTGCAACCGCCCAGCCAGGACGGCGGCGTGCACCTCGTCGAGGTCGAACCAGTGGGTCGGCATGTCCATCTCCTCCCCGTCCCGGTCGTGCCGCTCGTGGTGCGGCACGGGCGTCAGGCCGCGGGCGAGGTAGCAGCGGAACACCTCCGACGTGCCCCCGGGCGAGA
Protein-coding sequences here:
- a CDS encoding AMP-binding protein — protein: MTLAEHDDSYETFRTARDHLLRHRTDLRAALDGYVAPRPEHFNWALDWFDVVAASDETAQRTALWVVDDDGSHTQATYAEMSARSSQLAAWLQAHGVKRGERLLLMLGNQLELWETMLACMKLGVVVIPATTLLSNADIRDRIDRGHVAHVVARSDDAPKFEGVHGSWTRIAVGADVEGWLSYGDSFQFLETFTPEVVTRADEPLLLYFTSGTTAQPKLVEHTHVSYPIGHLSTMYWVGLQPGDVHLNISSPGWAKHAWSNLFAPWNAEATVLVVNQSRFAAEPLLDTMAECGVTTFCAPPTVWRMLVQTDLATYRGRIPLREVVGAGEPLNPEVIEQVRAAWGLTVRDGYGQTETTAQIGNPPGAPLKPGSMGRPLPGYDVVLLDVVTGDAAREGEICLRLDGPLGRPVGLMVGYRDDDDRTRDAMRDNAYHTGDVASVDDDGYITYVGRSDDVFKASDYRISPFELESVLIEHPAVAEAAVVPSPEPTRLAVPKAYVVLAAGWEPTAETAGDILAYAREHLAPYKRIRRIEFTGLPKTISGKIRRVELRGRENEVHGQQVAGRVRASDTEFWEEDLT
- a CDS encoding lanthionine synthetase LanC family protein, which encodes MTDLDEVERVARGAADWLTTRLGAQIAAPAAERDPSLYHGLAGMLLGLREAQQHFGDGRYDEVVDRGVDALAGHVDGEENASLYFGLAGMAFALRVLGRDDAAERALAGVRAGFDGERWNDMFELLVGNAGIALGALHAGEVDLAVSAVTPYLATADRTTHGVNWAVRPSPARSHHVAHGTLGIVIALAQVGAVTGRNDLVDLALAGAADVVGRNESGPGFLVPHSDPPHRPDIVERCSYGWCNGPAGDAQAFRQLGQVTGDEAWSRLADACWHTVVASGLPQRVRPGFWDNTGRCCGTAGVLALACDRVVERGDDLTFASVLVDDLMARATVDADGARWSNHEHRATPSDLEPLAGWAMGNAGIIRELLRYVRLRRGGDGGYAVTWPDHPQSSTSGAILAQEVAR